GCTGGTACACCACCAAGTTCTTCATAGCTTGGATGATATGTCCGTTGATATGGTAAGTCATAAATTTCATCCATTTCACTGGTTGTCAAAGGCAGCGCAGGTGGATTTTGTACTAAAAACACATCACCTGATTTCTGAACTACTTTTTGCCCGCGCAATGGATCTTGCTCTTGATACTGAATCTTAAAAGCTTGGGCAAACTTAGGCTTACTTTCTATAACTTCTTCATTCGTAGGTGTAAGTACATAGTTGTCAATACCGTCAAGCGTACTAGTTAAATAACATGTTCCATTAATATTAGTTAAGTCTTTAACATCTACACCGTTAGACAAGTTCAATGCAATTTCTTTTATTTGTTTCTCGCCCATTCCATATATTAATAAGTCTGCTCTACTGTCAATTAAGATAGATCGTCTCACCTTATCTGACCAATAGTCATAGTGAGCAAATCTCCTTAAACTCGCTTCAATTCCGCCAATTATTAGCGGAGTCTTCTTCCATATTTCCCTGATTCTATTGCAATAAACTATTGTTGCACGTTCCGGACGCATTTCCGGTTTTCCTCCAGGAGAATAGTTATCAGTACTACGAAATTTTTTTGCCGCAGTAAATTTATTCAACATTGAATCCATATTACCAGCTGATACTAAGATTCCTAGTTTTGGTTTACCTAGTTTTTTAAAATCATGAGTTGATCGCCAATCCGGTTGACTAATAATACCAACTTTAAATCCCATTTTTTCTAAAATTCTACAGATTATTGCCGGACCAAAGCTAGGATGATCAACATAAGCATCTCCACTGACAAATAAAAAGTCAAGTTGCTCCCAGCCTCTTTTTTCCATATCTTCTTTACTTATGGGTAAAAAATCACTCATTAAAAATCTCCTAGTTTAATTTATCTTATCTTTAGTAAAAGTTTTATCTATTACTTCGCCATTCTTTCCTAAAGAACCTAAATCCTTATCATTTAAATTAAGTTTTACGGCACCAGCATTACCTATTTTGAGGCTAAATTCATTTTCTGCTAACCATTCAAATTTATCTTTATTTTTAGCCATTCCTTCAAAAACAACCTTATTATCACTTAAAACTTGAATCCAACAATCTCCTACAAACTCAGCTT
The sequence above is drawn from the Negativicutes bacterium genome and encodes:
- a CDS encoding DUF4115 domain-containing protein — protein: MNNDSNSASNAKINNEPVAKVSSKAIVKNEGTKPVNEVNKKLSLKAEFVGDCWIQVLSDNKVVFEGMAKNKDKFEWLAENEFSLKIGNAGAVKLNLNDKDLGSLGKNGEVIDKTFTKDKIN